From a single Theropithecus gelada isolate Dixy chromosome 8, Tgel_1.0, whole genome shotgun sequence genomic region:
- the TRIB1 gene encoding tribbles homolog 1, whose translation MRVGPVRSAMSGASQPRGPALLFPAARGVPAKRLLDADDAAAVAAKCPRLSECSSPPDYLSPPGSPCSPQPPPAAPGTGGGSGSAPGPSRIADYLLLPLAEREHVSRALCIHTGRELRCKVFPIKHYQDKIRPYIQLPSHSNITGIVEVILGETKAYVFFEKDFGDMHSYVRSRKRLREEEAARLFKQIVSAVAHCHQSAVVLGDLKLRKFVFSTEERTQLRLESLEDTHIIKGEDDALSDKHGCPAYVSPEILNTTGTYSGKAADVWSLGVMLYTLLVGRYPFHDSDPSALFSKIRRGQFCIPEHISPKARCLIRSLLRREPSERLTAPEILLHPWFESVLEPGYIDSEIGTSDQIVPEYQEDSDISSFFC comes from the exons ATGCGGGTCGGTCCCGTGCGCTCTGCCATGAGCGGCGCCTCGCAACCCCGCGGCCCGGCCCTGCTGTTCCCAGCCGCCCGAGGCGTCCCGGCCAAACGCCTACTGGACGCCGACGACGCGGCGGCCGTGGCGGCCAAGTGCCCGCGCCTCTCCGAGTGCTCCAGCCCCCCGGACTACCTCAGCCCCCCCGGCTCGCCCTGCAGCCCGCAGCCCCCACCTGCCGCTCCGGGGACCGGCGGCGGCTCCGGGAGCGCGCCGGGGCCCAGCCGCATCGCCGACTACCTGCTGCTGCCCCTAGCCGAGCGCGAGCATGTGTCCCGGGCGCTGTGCATCCACACTGGCCGCGAGCTGCGCTGCAAG GTGTTTCCCATTAAACACTACCAGGACAAAATCAGGCCTTACATCCAGCTGCCATCGCACAGCAACATTACCGGCATTGTGGAAGTGATCCTTGGGGAAACCAAGGCCTACGTCTTCTTTGAGAAGGACTTTGGGGACATGCACTCCTATGTGCGAAGCCGGAAGAGGCTGCGGGAAGAGGAAGCCGCCCGGCTCTTCAAGCAGATTGTCTCTGCCGTCGCACACTGCCACCAGTCAGCCGTCGTGCTGGGGGACCTGAAGCTTAGGAAGTTCGTCTTCTCCACGGAGGAGAG AACCCAGCTCAGACTAGAAAGTCTAGAAGACACACACATAATCAAGGGGGAAGATGATGCGCTGTCAGACAAACATGGCTGCCCAGCCTACGTGAGCCCCGAGATCCTCAACACCACCGGGACGTACTCCGGAAAGGCTGCGGACGTTTGGAGCCTAGGGGTGATGCTTTACACGCTTCTGGTTGGACGATACCCCTTCCATGACTCAGACCCCAGTGCCCTTTTCTCCAAAATTCGACGTGGACAGTTCTGCATTCCTGAACACATTTCCCCCAAAGCCAGGTGCCTCATTCGCAGCCTCTTGAGACGGGAGCCCTCCGAGAGACTCACTGCCCCCGAGATCCTGCTGCACCCCTGGTTTGAGTCTGTCTTGGAACCTGGGTACATCGACTCAGAAATAGGAACTTCAGACCAGATCGTTCCAGAGTACCAGGAGGACAGTGACATTAGTTCCTTCTTCTGCTAA